A window of the Podospora bellae-mahoneyi strain CBS 112042 chromosome 6, whole genome shotgun sequence genome harbors these coding sequences:
- a CDS encoding hypothetical protein (EggNog:ENOG503NVM2; COG:Q): MCETVSMTLATRICSPLLIICKSDKHHSLFMPISIISNYPTVHPKAILTSLLTHQSLANMSAKGGEFQPVKEAQAQNLPGLDKNMKPESESTKLEGKNQLHEYKGSGKLKGNKAFITGGDSGIGRSVAVLFAREGSDVTIVYLPEEQEDAEKTKTLVEAEGQQCLLFPGDLMDAETCRKAVQVHVDKFGKIHVLVNNASKQIMCQDITDIDLENVESTFRSNILQMFAITKYAVKHMEKGGSIINTTSTVAFRGTGAMVDYAATKGAIVSFTRSLAKQLIPKGIRVNCIAPGPVHTPLQPASRPAEDMEGFGEKYAMGRPGQPSEVAPSFVFLASKDAELYYGQVLHPYPLGD; the protein is encoded by the exons ATGTGTGAGACGGTGTCGATGACGTTGG CTACGCGAATCTGCTCCCCACTTCTCATCATCTGTAAAAGCGACAAGCATCATTCGCTTTTCATGCCAATTTCCATAATCTCCAACTATCCAACAGTTCATCCAAAGGCAATATTAACATCTCTGCTAACACATCAATCTCTCGCAAACATGTCGGCCAAAGGTGGTGAATTTCAGCCCGTAAAGGAGGCACAGGCCCAGAACCTTCCAGGCCTTGACAAGAACATGAAGCCAGAAAGCGAATCCACCAAACTCGAGGGCAAGAACCAACTGCACGAATACAAGGGCTCGGGAAAGCTCAAGGGGAACAAGGCTTTCATTACGGGGGGAGA CTCTGGAATAGGACGTTCTGTAGCGGTGCTGTTTGCCCGCGAAGGCTCAGATGTCACGATAGTCTATCTCCCCGAAGAGCAGGAGGACGCTGAAAAGACGAAAACGCTCGTGGAAGCCGAGGGACAGCAGTGCTTGCTATTTCCGGGGGATCTGATGGACGCTGAGACGTGCCGCAAGGCTGTTCAGGTCCATGTTGACAAATTCGGCAAGATTCACGTGCTCGTCAACAATGCCTCGAAGCAAATTATGTGCCAGGATATCACCGACATTGACCTCGAGAATGTGGAGAGCACATTCCGGAGCAACATTCTGCAAATGTTTGCCATCACAAAGTATGCTGTGAAGCATATGGAGAAGGGCGGCTC aatcatcaacaccacatcgACCGTTGCCTTCCGTGGAACAGGTGCCATGGTCGATTACGCGGCGACAAAGGGGGCTATCGTGTCTTTTACTCGGTCACTCGCCAAACAGCTCATACCCAAGGGCATCAGGGTCAACTGCATCGCCCCGGGACCCGTTCACACCCCCTTGCAGCCAGCTTCACGGCCAGCTGAGGACATGGAGGGTTTTGGAGAGAAGTATGCCATGGGACGACCCGGTCAGCCCAGTGAGGTTGCACCCAGCTTTGTGTTTTTGGCCAGCAAGGATGCCGAGCTGTATTACGGCCAAGTGCTTCATCCGTACCCCTTGGGGGACTAG
- a CDS encoding hypothetical protein (EggNog:ENOG503PA52; COG:G; CAZy:AA9): MLASLALVLSTALSATAHYTLPRVGNGADWQHVRRADNWQNNGFVGSVTSPQIRCFQNSVAGASQTYNVSAGSQLTYYVNPNAYHPGPMQFYLARVPDGQDVTRWDGSGAVWFKIYHEQPTFGQQLGWPSLNKGSFPVTIPRCIRSGYYLLRAEHIALHSASSPGGAQFYISCAQIGVTGGGNTEPSNKVSFPGAYSASDPGIQININWPIPTSYRNPGPPVFQC, encoded by the exons ATGTTGGCTTCTCTCGCCCTCGTTCTCAGCACTGCGCTCAGCGCCACCGCCCACTACACTCTGCCTCGTGTTGGCAATGGCGCTGATTGGCAGCACGTCCGTCGCGCTGACA ACTGGCAGAATAACGGTTTCGTCGGCAGTGTGACCTCTCCACAAATCCGATGCTTCCAGAACTCGGTAGCTGGAGCTTCGCAAACCTACAACGTCAGCGCCGGCTCTCAGTTGACTTACTATGTCAACCCCAACGCCTACCACCCTGG ACCGATGCAATTCTACTTGGCCCGCGTGCCTGATGGACAGGACGTCACCAGGTGGGATGGATCCGGCGCTGTCTGGTTCAAGATCTACCATGAACAGCCCACATTTGGCCAACAGCTCGGCTGGCCCAGTTTGA ACAAGGGATCATTCCCCGTCACTATCCCGCGTTGCATCCGCTCTGGTTACTACTTGCTCCGTGCTGAGCACATCGCCTTGCACTCTGCTTCCAGCCCCGGAGGCGCCCAGTTCTACATCTCCTGCGCCCAGATCGGAGTCACCGGTGGTGGTAACACTGAGCCCAGCAACAAGGTTTCCTTCCCCGGTGCCTACTCCGCCAGCGACCCCGGCATTCAGATCAACATCAACTGGCCTATCCCTACTTCCTACCGGAACCCTGGCCCTCCCGTCTTCCAGTGCTAA
- a CDS encoding hypothetical protein (CAZy:AA3; EggNog:ENOG503NXKF; COG:E) encodes MADRLSEAGHKVLLIEKGPPSSGRWGGTMKPAWLQGTNLTRFDVPGLCNQIWADPTGVSCTDIDQMAGCVLGGGTAVNAGLWWKPHPEDWDTNFPAGWQTKDLAAATDRVFSRIPGTITPSVDGKRYLSQGFDVLGGSLRAAGWEYVVPNETPEKKNRTIGHSTFMFSGGERGGPLATYLVTASGRNTFTLWTNTIAKRIIRTGGHATGVEVECNRGGHAGVVNLTPNTGRVISAAGAFGSAKLLFRSGIGPTDQLNIVKNSTDGPTMIDSAQWINLPVGYNLNDHVGTDIEIAHPDVVFYDYYAAWRSPIASDAETYLANRTGPFAQAAPNIGPIFWEIIKGGDGTDRHLHWQARVEGLTNTSMTVTQYLGTGSTSRGRMTITRQLNTVVSTPPYLRTEHDKQAVVEGLISLQKSLANVANLTWITPRPGVSAEQFVNSIPAIPGRRGSNHWIGTAKMGTDDGRSGGTSVVDLNTKVYGTDNIFVVDASIFPGMITANPSAAIVIVSEHAATKILALSSA; translated from the exons ATGGCTGACCGACTTAGCGAAGCGGGACACAAGGTGCTGTTAATCGAGAAAGGGCCACCGTCTTCAGGTCGATGGGGTGGCACAATGAAGCCCGCATGGCTCCAAGGCACTAACCTGACACGGTTCGACGTTCCGGGGCTTTGCAATCAG ATTTGGGCCGACCCCACGGGCGTCTCTTGTACTGACATAGATCAAATGGCGGGCTGCGTTCTCGGGGGTGGGACGGCGGTAAACGCAGGGCTGTGGTGGAAGCCGCACCCGGAGGACTGGGACACCAACTTCCCTGCTGGATGGCAAACCAAGGATCTCGCGGCCGCCACCGACCGCGTGTTCTCAAGAATACCCGGAACCATCACCCCTTCAGTGGATGGTAAACGATACTTGTCGCAGGGATTTGATGTGTTGGGGGGCAGTCTTCGAGCGGCCGGGTGGGAGTACGTGGTACCCAATGAGACCccggagaagaagaaccGCACGATTGGACACAGCACGTTTATGTTTTCCGGTGGTGAGAGGGGCGGGCCTTTGGCCACCTATCTCGTCACCGCGAGCGGGAGGAACACGTTTACCCTGTGGACAAATACGATTGCTAAGCGAATCATCCGCACTGGCGGCCATGCCACTGGTGTCGAGGTGGAGTGCAACCGTGGTGGACATGCTGGTGTTGTGAACCTGACACCAAACACTGGACGTGTCATCTCAGCGGCCGGAGCCTTTGGCTCTGCAAAGTTGTTGTTTAGGA GCGGCATTGGCCCAACCGACCAGCTGAACATCGTCAAGAACTCAACAGATGGACCGACGATGATTGATTCAGCGCAGTGGATTAACCTACCGGTGGGCTACAACTTGAATGACCACGTTGGGACAGATATTGAGATCGCCCATCCTGATGTTGTTTTTTATGATTACTACGCTGCTTGGCGATCGCCTATTGCCAGCGATGCCGAGACATATTTGGCCAACCGGACTGGCCCCTTTGCTCAGGCGGCTCCAAATATTGGCCCCATC TTTTGGGAAATCATCAAGGGTGGTGACGGCACTGATAGACACCTACACTGGCAGGCTCGAGTAGAGGGGCTTACCAACA CCTCCATGACTGTTACCCAGTATCTTGGAACCGGGTCAACGTCTCGAGGAAGAATGACAATCACTAGGCAACTCAATACGGTTGTCTCGACTCCTCCCTATCTTAGAACAGAGCATGACAAGCAGGCAGTCGTTGAGGGTCTAATCAGTCTCCAAAAGTCTCTGGCCAACGTCGCTAATTTGACGTGGATTACCCCGAGACCAGGAGTTTCGGCAGAGCAATTTGTGAACTCG ATCCCTGCAATTCCAGGACGCCGAGGTTCCAACCATTGGATAGGAACTGCCAAGATGGGCACTGATGATGGGAGGTCTGGCGGAACGTCCGTGGTGGACTTGAACACCAAGGTATACGGGACTGACAACAtatttgttgttgatgcttcCATCTTCCCCGGAATGATCACCGCCAACCCGTCCGCTGCCATTGTTATTGTTTCGGAGCACGCTGCCACCAAGATTCTTGCGCTTTCTTCTGCCTAA
- a CDS encoding hypothetical protein (EggNog:ENOG503NYT6; COG:K), protein MPEPKKTPPLTGAAAPQKACHNCRRRRLRCDKSVPSCHKCSINGEECLGYGTFFRWANAPAVRGRLALPKPKKEPLKSRTPSLPSPTLFSSISTVSPSDSPLISSSVSPLLSPLVSPLVSSVSPASFTSECDYQTKPLSRAELMVINREVQAMKDEEEGTYRYTLVHPSLLDPFHSSLDWKSKHYIHHFSNAVCRDLVSIDQQSRNPFRAMIPLAGRFDYLHSIIVATGAMHLATLQNYHNRRPGGPELVDALVAKGKAVSALTRAVASAGEEVTPTSQAMILAAIVFFVNLDLIDNGKGSWQAHIEAASTLMTSIQKQVASGGAENRVIIDDSLMRLVDAIAADCLTYRILGTTISGVDTTWADSMEHSDFFSVLSRAEAHSYHCCPPVMLETILATSRLFHDHLSAPEEKVKRALELLGRAKKFDVVDWVYAIQGLSLEQDDLSVRVSLARAHRAAACLYILLCVPDALKPLGLVSLEPLVLELRGYIAEVPLDHVLLKGIVWPVFLAGAQTTKASQRVWYVERLESVWAKNPWICPWGYIRTAIEMMREIWEARDAMEMAGLEELGGWNWLAAMKSRREQCLIV, encoded by the exons ATGCCTGAACCCAAGAAGACACCCCCTTTgacaggagcagcagcaccacaaaAGGCCTGCCATAactgtcgccgccgccgacttCGGTGTGACAAATCTGTCCCCTCCTGTCACAAGTGCTCAATCAACGGCGAAGAGTGTCTTGGCTATGGAACCTTCTTCCGATGGGCGAATGCCCCAGCTGTCCGGGGCCGCCTCGCGTTGCCAAAGCCAAAGAAAGAGCCCTTGAAGAGTCGAACACCAAGtttgccatcaccaacattaTTCTCGTCCATCTCAACAGTATCGCCTTCAGATTCCCCATTGATATCTTCTTCAGTATCCCCGTTGCTGTCGCCCTTGGTATCGCCCCTGGTATCATCGGTGTCACCGGCGTCATTTACATCGGAGTGTGACTATCAAACCAAACCTCTCAGCCGTGCTGAGCTCATGGTCATCAACCGCGAGGTTCAGGCTatgaaggatgaggaggaaggaacATATAGGTACACTCTGGTTCACCCCTCCCTACTGGATCCATTTCACAGCTCCCTGGACTGGAAATCAAAACATTATATCCACCACT TCTCCAATGCCGTCTGCCGTGATCTGGTCTCGATCGACCAGCAATCCCGCAACCCCTTCCGCGCCATGATTCCTCTTGCTGGCCGGTTTGATTACCTGCACTCAATTATCGTGGCCACGGGGGCTATGCACCTGGCCACACTGCAAAATTACCACAACCGCCGTCCAGGAGGGCCAGAACTGGTTGACGCCCTCGTGGCTAAGGGAAAAGCCGTATCGGCACTCACGAGAGCCGTAGCAAGTGCCGGCGAAGAAGTTACACCCACAAGCCAGGCCATGATCTTGGCAGCGATAGTTTTcttcgtcaacctcgacttGATTGACAACGGCAAGGGGAGCTGGCAGGCTCACATCGAGGCAGCTAGCACGCTCATGACATCGATTCAGAAGCAGGTCGCCAGTGGCGGGGCCGAGAACAGGGTGATAATAGACGACAGCCTGATGAGGCTGGTGGACGCCATCGCGGCGGATTGCTTGACATATCGGATTCTTGGGACGACCATAAGCGGCGTTGACACAACGTGGGCTGACTCGATGGAACACTCGGATTTCTTTTCTGTGCTCAGCCGGGCCGAGGCCCATAGCTATCACTGTTGCCCACCAGTCATGCTGGAGACCATCCTGGCTACCAGCAGACTGTTTCATGATCATCTGAGCGCACCAGAGGAAAAGGTGAAGCGAGCGCTGGAGCTCTTGGGCCGCGCCAAAAAGTTCGACGTCGTGGACTGGGTCTATGCGATTCAGGGGCTGTCGTTGGAGCAAGATGATTTATCTGTGCGAGTGAGTTTGGCAAGGGCACATCGCGCGGCGGCATGTCTGTACATTTTACTTTGTGTGCCGGACGCTCTCAAACCACTGGGTTTGGTTTCCCTAGAGCCCCTGGTCCTGGAGCTGCGTGGGTATATAGCCGAGGTGCCACTCGATCATGTGCTTCTCAAGGGTATCGTCTGGCCTGTGTTCCTGGCGGGCGCGCAAACCACCAAAGCCTCTCAGCGGGTCTGGTATGTTGAAAGGCTCGAATCGGTTTGGGCAAAAAACCCTTGGATTTGTCCTTGGGGTTACATACGTACCGCCATCGAAATGATGAGGGAAATCTGGGAAGCCAGAGATGCCATGGAGATGGCCGGCCTGGAGGAGCTCGGCGGGTGGAATTGGCTGGCTGCCATGAAGAGTAGGCGAGAGCAGTGCTTGATTGTCTGA
- a CDS encoding hypothetical protein (EggNog:ENOG503NVFV; COG:J), whose amino-acid sequence MGGGSLTYFKSLAGLAAAATTTAAMAPAGAAADFFKMPLCGRSFRLEEANIDDMQKAMGNGTVTAVQLVECYAQRVLQTDDYINLTACLFRMMEKLTAAVPSSLLEFNPDALDIAANLDRERRAGKVRGPMHGIPFTVKENIGTKDKMETTAGSWALLGSRVPRDAFVVKKLREAGGVLLGKATLSEWADMRSNNYSEGYSARGGQARSPYNFTVNPGGSSSGSAIGVAANAVAVSLGTETDGSVINPAMRNSVVGFKPTVGLTSRAGVVPETEHQDTVGTFGRSVRDAVYTLDAIYGKDQRDNYTLAQQSPRGGYTQFLTNKRALRGAAFGLPWQCFWRHADPEQLRQLTALLDLIKEAGATIINGTEITDYGTIVSPDWWDWDWGTRRGYPNESEYTVVAVDFYNNINTYLSELDNTDIRSLEDIVQYNYDNDGTEGGNPWPLGNPAFYSGQDGFLASLATKGIQDETYWQALEFTQTKTRKGIDDALNYKGKKLNGLLVPPAVGQSYQISAQAGYPIITLPAGIHSASGMPFGLAILQTAWAESELVKFGSAIEDLQKTTAGNQYKRSFPTWEGYKKKPIPLLNIYEGSD is encoded by the exons atgggtggtggcagtCTCACCTACTTCAAAAGCCTCGCAggcttggcagcagcagcaacgaccACTGCGGCGATGGCCCCAGCCGGAGCAGCAGCGGATTTCTTCAAGATGCCTCTCTGCGGCCGCAGTTTCCGGCTCGAGGAAGCGAACATTGATGACATGCAAAAGGCGATGGGCAACGGAACCGTGACAGCCGTGCAGCTCGTCGAGTGTTATGCGCAAAGAGTACTGCAGACTGACGATTACATCAA TCTCACTGCCTGCCTCTTCcggatgatggagaagttGACGGCTGCCGTACCTAGCTCGTTACTCGAATTCAACCCGGATGCTCTGGACATTGCAGCCAATCTTGaccgggagaggagggcgggaAAGGTCCGTGGGCCGATGCATGGGATTCCGTTTACCGTCAAGGAGAACATCGGAACCAAGGATAAGATGGAGACCACGGCCGGATCCTGGGCGCTTCTGGGCTCCCGAGTGCCGAGAGACGCATTTGTGGTCAAGAAGCTGAGGGAAGCAGGAGGCGTGCTGCTGGGCAAGGCGACGCTCAGCGAGTGGGCGGATATGAGATCGAACAATTACAGCGAAGGCTACAGCGCACGGGGTGGACAGGCCCGGTCTCCCTACAACTTCACCGTCAACCCCGGCGGAAGCAGCAGTGGGAGCGCGATTGGGGTGGCAGCTAACGCGGTGGCAGTGTCTTTGGGAACGGAAACCGATGGCTCTGTCATCAATCCTGCCATGAGGAATTCGGTTGTCGGCTTCAAGCCCACCGTGGGACTGACTTCGAGAGCTGGAGTTGTTCCCGAGACGGAGCATCAAGACACGGTGGGCACATTTGGGCGCTCCGTGCGAGACGCCGTCTACACGCTTGACGCCATCTACGGGAAGGACCAACGAGACAACTACACACTTGCGCAGCAAAGTCCCAGGGGTGGTTACACGCAGTTTCTGACCAACAAGAGAGCTTTGAGGGGCGCGGCATTCGGACTGCCCTGGCAGTGTTTCTGGCGGCACGCTGACCCAGAGCAGCTGAGGCAGTTAACTGCGCTGCTCGATTTGATCAAGGAGGCGGgtgccaccatcatcaacgggACCGAGATCACAGACTACGGGACCATTGTCAGTCCGGATTGGTGGGACTGGGACTGGGGTACGAGAAGAGGCTATCCGAACGAAAGCGAGTAcactgttgttgctgttgactTTTATAACAACATCAATACATACCTCTCCGAATTGGATAACACTGACATCAGGTCACTCGAAGATATTGT ACAATACAATTACGACAACGATGGCACTGAAGGAGGAAACCCGTGGCCATTGGGAAATCCCGCCTTCTACTCTGGCCAGGATGGTTTCCTGGCTTCATTGGCGACCAAGGGCATCCAAGATGAGACATACTGGCAGGCTCTCGAATTCACACAGACAAAGACTCGCAAAGGCATAGACGATGCTCTGAACTACAAAGGCAAGAAGCTCAATGGTTTGTTGGTCCCACCCGCTGTTGGCCAGAGCTATCAGATTTCTGCTCAAGCTGGAtatcccatcatcactctgCCTGCCGGGATTCATTCGGCCTCGGGAATGCCGTTCGGACTGGCCATTCTGCAGACGGCATGGGCTGAATCAGAGTTGGTCAAGTTTGGATCGGCCATTGAGGATTTGCAAAAGACCACGGCCGGGAACCAGTATAAACGGTCTTTTCCTACTTGGGAGGGctacaagaagaagccgatCCCATTGTTAAATATCTACGAGGGATCGGATTGA
- a CDS encoding hypothetical protein (EggNog:ENOG502SVW0), whose protein sequence is MLPSVALALCSLLGFIGWDLLTDLNNPNSATVSVFGTIQEAVAQMEAQFPGWNATFQAQQPSYSTVRSLRSGLLSLRWPWVKTGWLAVKDGIAYLRKVTTAAPKNGPGPNNCGRVACGYNAAIYWCNDNDKEKELESWGSIADGAEYIYGECTVGADINRLVAGQFSTRISGMSFSPRSGARR, encoded by the exons ATGTTGCCAAGCGTCGCCTTGGCTCTCTGCAGCTTGCTGGGATTCATCGGA TGGGACCTCCTTACcgacctcaacaaccccaacagcgCCACCGTCTCGGTCTTTGGCACAATTCAAGAAGCTGTGGCCCAGATGGAGGCCCAGTTCCCCGGGTGGAATGCCACTTTCCAGGCCCAGCAGCCGTCCTATAGCACCGT CCGCTCTTTACGATCGGGACTACTATCTCTGCGGTGGCCGTGGGTGAAGACTGGTTGGCTGGCGGTGAAGGACGGGATCGCGTACCTGAGAAAGGTGACTACCGCTGCCCCCAAGAACGGCCCAGGACCCAACAACTGCGGTCGTGTGGCATGTGGATATAATGCAGCAATTTACTGGTGCAACGAT AatgacaaggagaaggagctcgAGTCGTGGGGTTCCATTGCAGATGGCGCAGAGTATATTTATGGCGAATGCACCGTCGGTGCTGATATCAACAGGCTGGTTGCTGGGCAATTTTCTACAAGGATAAGTGGAATGTCATTCTCACCAAGGAGTGGTGCtagaagatga
- the PTR2_3 gene encoding peptide transporter ptr2 (COG:E; EggNog:ENOG503NVVT), protein MATNEKFEKAVAMTGERSDVESASLPSVDPRTITEDNYLGRPTEEDLATLRRVPGNIPVIAYLICVVEFCERASYYGVQPLISNYVNRPMPRGGNGWGAPPRDKNDQQTAGALGMGTVAANAVTQSFSMLAYALPVVFGWMADAKFGRFKLICWGVAVFGVAHALMVAAGSKDLLLAGTSKAPYFLSVYILAVGAAMFKPNVSPLLLDQVTTTVPTVITLSSGERVIQDPESTTERVMLWFYLMINIGGFMGVATSYSEKYVGWWLAFLIPLILYLPLPFLLWFLYKRLILHPPGGSDLPNVFRILSICFRRGSFAKFGRHGFWDLAKPSNIAAAGLAESYPTRWNDDFVEDVRRTFQATGIFCFFPIQYINDNGIGAAASFLSTMLETNGVPNDVISNFNALSIICFAPILNYGLYPLLRKMGIHYGPIARITTGLLMSSVGGAGYTIITHYAYKRSPCGEYGSSDCTIGTGVAPISIWWMAIPFAIGGISELFVNVPAYGLAYSRAPPNMRGLVSALNLFTSAVAYAIGLACSSVIQDPHLVWDFGGPAITGGILSVVFYFLFRHIDREEYVLSKNTGPTNVEVEGVVAGAALKETTEK, encoded by the exons ATGG CAACAAACGAGAAGTTTGAAAAGGCTGTCGCCATGACGGGTGAGAGGAGCGACGTTGAGTCGGCTTCGCTGCCTTCGGTCGACCCCCGCACCATCACCGAAGACAATTACCTCGGCAGGCCCACTGAGGAAGACCTCGCCACCCTCCGTCGTGTACCCGGTAACATCCCAGTCATTGCCTATCTGATCTGTGTTGTCGAGTTCTGCGAAAGAGCCTCTTACTACGGCGTCCAACCCCTCATCAGCAACTATGTCAACAGACCTATGCCACGAGGAGGCAATGGTTGGGGCGCCCCTCCCCGCGACAAGAATGACCAGCAGACGGCCGGTGCTCTGGGAATGGGcaccgtcgccgccaacGCTGTGACGCAGAGCTTCAGCATGTTGGCCTACGCCTTGCCagtggtgtttggttggATGGCCGATGCCAAGTTTGGCCGCTTCAAGCTGATCTGCTGGGGCGTGGCCGTGTTTGGTGTTGCCCATGCCCTCATGGTGGCTGCCGGCAGCAAAGACTTACTGTTGGCGGGGACATCCAAGGCTCCTTATTTTTTGTCTGTCTATATACTTGCCGTGGGTGCAG CCATGTTCAAGCCCAATGTTTCCCCACTCCTTCTCGATCAAGTAACAACTACCGTGCCCACCGTTATCACGCTGAGCagtggggagagggtgatcCAAGATCCCGAGTCGACCACGGAGCGCGTTA TGCTCTGGTTTTACTTGATGATCAACATTGGCGGGTTTATGGGCGTTGCCACGTCGTATTCAGAGAAATATGTTGGT TGGTGGCTTGCCTTTCTGATCCCGCTCATCCTCTACCTTCCCCTGCCATTCCTTCTCTGGTTCCTTTACAAGCGTTtgatcctccacccccctgGTGGAAGCGACCTTCCCAACGTGTTCAGGATCCTCAGCATCTGCTTCCGCCGTGGTAGCTTTGCCAAATTCGGTCGGCATGGGTTTTGGGACCTCGCCAAACCATCCAACATTGCAGCTGCAGGCCTCGCCGAGAGCTACCCAACCCGCTGGAACGATGACTTCGTCGAAGACGTGCGCCGTACCTTTCAGGCCACAGGcatcttttgcttcttcccCATACAGTACATCAATGACAATGGCATTGGCGCGGCGGCCAGCTTCTTGTCAACTATGCTGGAGACAAACGGCGTCCCCAACGATGTTATTTCCAACTTCAACGCTTTGAGCATCATTTGCTTCGCGCCCATTCTCAACTACGGATTGTATCCGCTTCTTCGTAAGATGGGCATTCACTACGGCCCCATCGCCCGCATCACAACTGGCCTCTTGATGTCGAGTGTTGGTGGAGCTGGatacaccatcatcacccactACGCCTACAAGCGGTCACCATGCGGGGAATATGGGAGCAGCGACTGCACCATCGGGACTGGCGTGGCCCCCATCAGCATATGGTGGATGGCCATTCCTTTTGCCATTGGAGGCATCTCAGAGCTGTTCGTCAACGTCCCCGCCTACGGCCTCGCGTACTCCCGTGCGCCTCCCAACATGCGCGGGCTTGTCTctgccctcaacctcttcaccTCAGCGGTTGCGTACGCCATCGGTTTGGCATGCAGCAGCGTCATTCAAGATCCTCATCTGGTGTGGGACTTTGGCGGTCCAGCCATTACAGGTGGAATTTTGAGCGTGGTGTTTTACTTTTTGTTCAGGCACATCGATAGGGAGGAGTATGTGCTTAGCAAGAATACTGGGCCCACGAATGTGGaagtggagggggttgtcgCTGGTGCTGCACTCAAGGAAACCACTGAGAAGTaa